From the Elaeis guineensis isolate ETL-2024a chromosome 16, EG11, whole genome shotgun sequence genome, the window ACGCTTCTCCCACCTTCCCTTCCTTTTATTAGGGCATTTGGCTTCTCCCAGTTTCGTTCATTCCAACACCACAGCTTACTTCCGTttgctctcctcctcctcctcctcctcctcttcccttTCCAAGACAAACATGGGCAATTGTATTGCTCTCTCCAAACCCAATAGAGAAATCTTATGGGATGACTATTTGGAAGATCATAGAACCCTAAGGATCGTGAAGACTGATGGCAAGGTGCTAGAATATTATGGAGAGTCTATCCTTGTAAGGGACCTTCTACTAGATTTTCATGGTTATGGAGTCGGTGTCTCACAGCAAGCATCACAACATCTACCACCAGATCATGAACTAAGGACTGGAAGTGTGTACTACCTTCTTCCTTTGGGTGCAACTAGTCTCACCTCTAAAGATGAAGGTCCTTTGTCCGAGGACACAAACG encodes:
- the LOC105059304 gene encoding uncharacterized protein → MGNCIALSKPNREILWDDYLEDHRTLRIVKTDGKVLEYYGESILVRDLLLDFHGYGVGVSQQASQHLPPDHELRTGSVYYLLPLGATSLTSKDEGPLSEDTNVLGSSCKRIKVVIKRQELQELLSKTISVEEALSRILKMEDHSFHNSPRSWKPQLETILEGSEYS